One Falsarthrobacter nasiphocae DNA segment encodes these proteins:
- a CDS encoding phosphomannomutase/phosphoglucomutase, which translates to MTIDLSSSFKAYDVRGIVGDTITAETVEAVGAAFVDVAELAGKTVLIGGDMRPSSPEFAKAFGKGARARGANVVYLGLISTDELYYACGVENAAGVTFTASHNPAEYNGMKMSLAGAVPISSETGLFDVRDLAQRYLADGIPAGDTQGTEQEEDILKGYAEFLRSLVDLSGSRPLKVVVDAGNGMAGLTTPAVLGDTILPALPLTIEPLYFELDGTFPNHPANPLESENLRDLQKAVVEHGADIGIAFDGDADRCFVIDEKGEPVSPSAVTAMVARREIARAKAAGEETPVVIHNLITSRAVPELIEHDGGRAVRTRVGHSFIKAQMAAENAVFGGEHSAHYYFRDFYNADTGMLAAMHVLAALGEQDGPLSELGAEYEPYFSSGEINSKVEDKAGAVARVKAELTPEYNGVAVTMDELDGTTFTAADGSWWVNLRPSNTEPFLRFNGEGVDEATFAPVRDRVLEIVRA; encoded by the coding sequence GTGACTATCGATCTCTCATCCTCATTCAAGGCCTATGACGTCCGAGGCATCGTCGGCGACACCATCACGGCCGAGACGGTCGAGGCCGTCGGCGCCGCGTTCGTCGACGTCGCGGAACTCGCCGGCAAGACCGTGCTCATCGGCGGTGACATGCGCCCTTCCTCCCCCGAGTTCGCCAAGGCGTTCGGGAAGGGTGCCCGCGCCCGCGGTGCCAACGTGGTCTACCTCGGCCTCATTTCCACTGACGAGCTGTACTACGCCTGCGGCGTCGAGAACGCCGCCGGCGTCACGTTCACGGCGAGCCACAACCCCGCCGAGTACAACGGCATGAAGATGTCGCTCGCCGGCGCGGTGCCGATCTCCTCGGAGACCGGTCTCTTCGACGTCCGGGACCTCGCCCAGCGCTACCTTGCGGACGGCATCCCGGCCGGAGACACGCAGGGCACCGAGCAGGAGGAGGACATCCTCAAGGGGTACGCCGAGTTCCTCCGCAGCCTCGTGGACCTCTCCGGCAGCCGCCCCCTCAAGGTCGTCGTGGACGCGGGCAACGGCATGGCCGGCTTGACCACGCCAGCCGTCCTCGGGGACACGATCCTCCCGGCTCTGCCCCTGACGATCGAGCCGCTCTACTTCGAGCTCGACGGCACGTTCCCGAACCACCCCGCCAACCCGCTGGAGTCCGAGAACCTCCGGGACCTTCAGAAGGCTGTCGTCGAGCACGGTGCGGACATCGGCATTGCGTTCGACGGCGACGCGGACCGCTGCTTCGTCATCGACGAGAAGGGCGAGCCGGTCTCCCCCTCGGCCGTCACCGCCATGGTCGCGCGCCGTGAGATCGCCCGCGCCAAGGCCGCCGGCGAGGAGACCCCCGTGGTCATCCACAACCTCATCACCTCGCGCGCCGTGCCTGAGCTCATCGAGCACGACGGCGGCCGCGCCGTCCGCACCCGCGTGGGGCACTCGTTCATCAAGGCCCAGATGGCCGCGGAGAACGCGGTGTTCGGCGGCGAGCACTCGGCGCACTACTACTTCCGCGACTTCTACAACGCGGACACGGGCATGCTCGCGGCAATGCACGTCCTCGCGGCTCTCGGCGAGCAGGACGGCCCGCTGTCCGAGCTCGGCGCTGAGTACGAGCCCTACTTCTCCTCCGGTGAGATCAACTCGAAGGTCGAGGACAAGGCCGGGGCCGTGGCCCGCGTCAAGGCCGAGCTCACGCCGGAGTACAACGGCGTGGCCGTGACCATGGACGAGCTCGACGGCACGACCTTCACGGCCGCCGACGGCTCCTGGTGGGTCAACCTCCGCCCCTCCAACACCGAGCCGTTCCTCCGGTTCAACGGGGAAGGCGTGGACGAGGCAACGTTTGCCCCAGTCCGGGACCGCGTCCTCGAGATCGTCCGGGCTTAG
- a CDS encoding polysaccharide deacetylase family protein → MKRPPLARGHHSRRTALAAFGTLPLLVAGCAEGSDDDPRGPQPNPSGSPADGRTSAGPGAGPSPSGGPSANGEGTSGAPDPASPEGAWGAEARRKALAAAGSTAGRHWSTEPPGSLARFTPATGRERALTFDACGGDVLGVDHKLIAMLRREGVKATLFLNERWIGRHEGLVRELAEDPLFELAVHGTRHVPLSTSARAAYGITGTASAAEAWDEITGAARVLAGFGVRPRFMRPGTAFADEVCSRLALAARLPLASFSVNADAGATFTPAQVAETVVMAPAGSVLIAHMNRPGGGTAGGFTAAIPALKASGARFVTMSEAFPEHA, encoded by the coding sequence GTGAAGCGGCCGCCGCTCGCACGGGGGCACCACAGTCGCCGCACGGCGCTCGCCGCTTTCGGCACCCTCCCCCTGCTGGTGGCGGGCTGTGCGGAGGGGAGCGACGACGACCCGCGCGGCCCCCAGCCGAATCCTTCAGGCAGCCCAGCCGACGGCCGCACCTCCGCCGGGCCCGGGGCAGGTCCAAGCCCCTCCGGAGGCCCGTCCGCGAACGGCGAGGGCACCTCGGGCGCCCCCGATCCAGCCTCTCCCGAGGGCGCCTGGGGTGCCGAGGCCCGCCGGAAGGCCCTCGCGGCGGCCGGAAGCACCGCCGGCAGGCACTGGAGCACGGAGCCGCCCGGCAGTCTGGCCCGCTTCACCCCCGCAACGGGCCGTGAGCGTGCCCTGACCTTCGACGCGTGCGGCGGGGACGTCCTCGGGGTGGACCACAAACTCATCGCGATGCTGCGGCGCGAGGGGGTCAAGGCCACCCTGTTCCTCAACGAGCGGTGGATCGGGCGGCACGAGGGCCTCGTCCGCGAGCTCGCCGAGGACCCCTTGTTCGAGCTGGCCGTCCACGGGACCCGCCACGTCCCGCTGTCCACGAGCGCCCGCGCGGCCTACGGGATCACGGGGACGGCCTCTGCTGCCGAGGCCTGGGACGAGATCACGGGCGCCGCCCGCGTCCTCGCGGGCTTCGGCGTTCGCCCGCGCTTCATGCGGCCCGGGACGGCGTTCGCGGACGAAGTGTGCTCTCGCCTGGCTCTGGCCGCGCGCCTGCCGCTCGCGTCCTTCTCCGTCAATGCCGACGCCGGGGCCACGTTCACCCCGGCCCAGGTCGCCGAGACGGTCGTCATGGCGCCTGCGGGCAGCGTGCTCATTGCGCACATGAACCGGCCCGGGGGCGGGACTGCGGGGGGCTTCACCGCGGCGATCCCCGCCCTGAAGGCGTCAGGCGCCCGCTTCGTCACGATGAGCGAGGCGTTTCCGGAGCACGCGTAG
- a CDS encoding RecQ family ATP-dependent DNA helicase: MSTVDERSFDGQGQGLDGQGQNAEGQRQGAGGQDRDGGGQDPARQEALGVLRELTRAPEADFHEGQWEAIRALVVEKRRALVVQRTGWGKSAVYFVASKLLRRAGAGPSIIISPLLALMRDQIEAARRAGVAAEAINSANSTQWGEIMGRLRAGEIDVLLVSPERLNNPGFRDEILPQLMATTGLLVIDEAHCISDWGHDFRPDYRRIRDVIARMPAGVPVLATTATANSRVVADIEEQLGVDSLVDGTGGEVFTLRGPLARASLRLGVLRLASPEARLAWLVDHLGDLPGSGIIYTLTVSAAQDITELLKRAGHSALTYTGGTDPEEREAAERALKANEVKCLVATSALGMGFDKRDLGFVVHVGAPSSPVAYYQQVGRAGRGTDHADVLLLPGAEDREIWRYFATASMPDEARATAVLTALAEGGVLSPPALEARVNLRRSPLELLLKVLAVDGAVERISGGWRATGRPWEFDRERYARIAEERVTEQNAMLEFEQTSQCRMLYLTNQLDDPTGQSCGKCDNCAGPWYSTTISEEAKALAGGATARVGVPIAPRAQWPQGMDRLGVPVKGNIPPAERALEGRAIARFTDLGTGQSLRALLAPDAPDQEAPAGLVQAGIRVLADWGWTERPVAVAYVPSRRRPVLVESFTRAISEAGRLPFLGALETPHGGPSSQPGGNSAYRLADVWGQFAVPEGWAAGLAEHRGPVLLIDDLVDSRWTMTVAARELRRAGAEAVLPLALATPA; the protein is encoded by the coding sequence ATGAGCACAGTCGATGAGCGCAGTTTTGACGGGCAGGGCCAGGGCTTGGACGGGCAGGGGCAGAACGCTGAGGGGCAGCGCCAGGGTGCTGGAGGCCAGGACCGGGATGGCGGAGGCCAGGACCCGGCCCGGCAGGAGGCCTTGGGCGTCCTGCGGGAACTGACGCGCGCCCCGGAGGCGGATTTCCACGAGGGGCAGTGGGAGGCCATCCGGGCGCTCGTGGTGGAGAAGCGGCGCGCCCTCGTCGTCCAGCGCACCGGCTGGGGCAAGTCCGCCGTCTACTTCGTGGCGTCCAAGCTGCTGCGCCGGGCTGGCGCGGGCCCGTCCATCATCATTTCGCCCCTGCTCGCGCTCATGCGGGACCAGATTGAGGCGGCGCGGCGGGCAGGGGTGGCGGCTGAGGCCATCAACTCCGCCAACTCCACCCAGTGGGGAGAGATCATGGGGCGTCTGCGCGCCGGGGAGATCGACGTCCTCCTGGTCTCACCCGAGCGCCTCAACAACCCCGGGTTCCGGGACGAGATCCTGCCTCAGCTCATGGCCACCACGGGCCTGCTTGTCATTGACGAGGCCCACTGCATCTCTGACTGGGGTCATGACTTCCGGCCTGACTACCGCCGTATCCGGGACGTCATCGCGCGGATGCCTGCGGGCGTGCCCGTGCTCGCGACGACCGCCACGGCCAACTCGCGCGTCGTCGCAGACATCGAGGAGCAGCTCGGCGTGGACAGCCTCGTGGACGGAACGGGCGGCGAGGTCTTCACGCTGCGTGGGCCGCTCGCTCGGGCGTCGCTCCGGCTGGGCGTCCTGAGGCTCGCGTCCCCCGAGGCGCGCCTGGCGTGGCTCGTGGACCACCTGGGGGACCTCCCCGGCTCGGGCATCATCTACACGCTCACGGTGTCCGCCGCCCAGGACATCACGGAGCTGCTCAAGCGCGCCGGCCACTCCGCGCTGACCTACACAGGCGGGACGGACCCGGAGGAGCGGGAAGCCGCGGAACGCGCCCTCAAGGCCAACGAGGTCAAGTGCCTTGTCGCCACGAGCGCCCTCGGGATGGGCTTCGACAAGCGAGACCTCGGGTTCGTGGTCCACGTGGGAGCCCCCAGCTCGCCGGTGGCCTACTACCAGCAGGTCGGCCGCGCCGGGCGCGGAACGGACCACGCAGACGTGCTCCTCCTGCCGGGGGCGGAGGACCGCGAAATCTGGCGGTACTTCGCCACGGCGTCCATGCCGGACGAGGCCCGGGCCACAGCCGTCTTGACTGCGCTTGCGGAGGGCGGGGTCCTCTCGCCGCCGGCGCTCGAGGCACGCGTCAACCTCCGCCGCTCGCCCCTGGAGCTCCTCCTCAAGGTGCTCGCCGTGGACGGCGCCGTCGAGCGCATCAGCGGCGGGTGGCGGGCCACGGGTCGGCCCTGGGAGTTTGACCGGGAGCGCTATGCGCGCATCGCGGAGGAGCGTGTGACCGAGCAGAACGCCATGCTGGAGTTCGAACAGACCAGTCAGTGCCGGATGCTCTACCTGACCAACCAGCTCGACGACCCGACGGGTCAGTCCTGCGGGAAGTGCGACAACTGCGCGGGCCCCTGGTACTCCACCACCATCAGTGAGGAGGCGAAGGCCCTCGCGGGCGGCGCCACCGCCCGCGTCGGTGTCCCCATCGCCCCGAGAGCTCAGTGGCCCCAGGGCATGGACCGCCTCGGGGTGCCGGTCAAGGGCAACATTCCGCCCGCGGAGCGCGCGCTTGAGGGCCGCGCCATTGCCCGATTCACAGACCTGGGCACCGGCCAGTCTCTGCGAGCCCTCCTCGCCCCGGACGCCCCGGACCAGGAGGCCCCAGCCGGCCTCGTGCAGGCGGGAATCAGGGTCCTCGCGGACTGGGGCTGGACCGAGCGCCCCGTGGCCGTGGCGTACGTCCCGTCTCGGCGGCGTCCCGTGCTCGTGGAGAGCTTCACTCGCGCCATCTCTGAGGCGGGGCGCCTTCCGTTCCTGGGCGCTCTCGAGACCCCGCACGGCGGCCCCTCCAGTCAGCCGGGTGGCAACAGCGCCTACCGCCTCGCGGACGTGTGGGGGCAGTTCGCGGTGCCTGAGGGGTGGGCCGCGGGTCTCGCTGAGCACCGGGGGCCCGTCCTGCTGATCGACGACCTCGTGGACTCCCGGTGGACCATGACCGTGGCCGCTCGCGAGTTGCGGCGTGCCGGGGCGGAGGCGGTTCTCCCGCTCGCCCTCGCCACGCCCGCCTAG
- a CDS encoding RrF2 family transcriptional regulator: protein MRLNVFSDLCLRIVLALGEHEPQTGRQLAERVGLPYNHVSKAVIRLRELGLLDVQRGRNGGASLSPAGRTTTVGRLLRDLDERPNVAACCEPGRPACPLLGRCGLQHVLNRAREEFYRALDDVVITSLSPASKTLIPIPPIPPAAEPAQAEPTQAEPSAAGDLDQQQSRM from the coding sequence ATGAGACTCAACGTCTTCTCGGACTTGTGCCTGCGCATCGTGCTGGCGCTGGGCGAGCACGAGCCGCAGACCGGGCGGCAGCTCGCGGAGCGGGTCGGGCTGCCGTACAACCACGTGAGCAAGGCCGTCATCCGTCTGCGGGAGCTGGGCCTGCTCGACGTGCAGCGCGGGCGCAACGGCGGCGCATCCCTCTCGCCGGCGGGCCGGACCACGACCGTGGGCCGCCTTCTGCGCGATCTCGACGAGCGGCCCAACGTGGCGGCGTGCTGCGAGCCGGGCCGACCGGCGTGCCCGCTCCTCGGCCGATGCGGTCTCCAGCACGTGCTCAACCGGGCGCGGGAGGAGTTCTACCGCGCGCTGGACGACGTCGTCATCACCTCCCTCTCCCCCGCCTCCAAGACCCTCATCCCCATCCCCCCGATCCCTCCCGCGGCCGAACCGGCCCAGGCCGAGCCCACCCAGGCCGAGCCGTCTGCCGCCGGGGATCTCGACCAGCAGCAGTCAAGGATGTAG
- a CDS encoding globin domain-containing protein, with product MLSATSRPVIEATLPVIAAHIEDITPVFYGKMFAARPDLLEGTFSRANQKNGTQPQALAGSIARFATWLLENPDTMPEELLARIAHKHTSLNVRADEYPTVHEHLFAAIVEVLGDAVTPEVAAAWDEVYWLMADALIKMEKGLYEGLSADVGYTPWRIAEITEETESVKTFRLEPADDSVATPGRPGQYVSVRLTTEDGLLQARQFSLSCSPESTEKRVITVKRDQDGEISPVMHSRLAVGDVIEVSPPFGLNALPSDDGRPLAFITAGIGITVTSAALCSLKRAEDSRSILAVHADKSFSTVARLEPVKQAIEALPNARAEWFLREETGADHRTDKVNLAELGVTPETHVFLCGPMAFMQAMREQALEIGVAPQDIHYDAFGPDIWMPAPGNPVQ from the coding sequence ATGCTCTCGGCCACCAGCCGCCCCGTCATCGAGGCCACACTGCCCGTCATCGCAGCCCACATCGAGGACATCACCCCCGTGTTCTACGGAAAGATGTTCGCCGCACGCCCCGATCTCCTTGAGGGCACGTTCTCCCGGGCCAACCAGAAGAACGGCACGCAGCCGCAGGCCCTGGCCGGGAGCATCGCGCGCTTCGCGACCTGGCTGCTCGAGAACCCGGACACCATGCCGGAAGAGCTCCTCGCGCGGATCGCCCACAAGCACACCTCCCTCAACGTCCGGGCGGACGAGTACCCCACGGTGCATGAGCACCTCTTCGCCGCGATCGTCGAGGTCCTCGGCGACGCCGTGACGCCCGAGGTCGCCGCGGCGTGGGACGAGGTGTACTGGCTCATGGCCGACGCCCTCATCAAGATGGAGAAGGGGCTCTACGAGGGCCTCTCCGCGGACGTCGGCTACACCCCATGGCGCATCGCCGAGATCACCGAGGAGACCGAGAGCGTCAAGACATTCCGCCTCGAGCCCGCCGACGACTCCGTGGCCACCCCCGGCCGCCCCGGCCAGTACGTCTCGGTGCGCCTCACCACGGAGGACGGCCTCCTCCAGGCCCGCCAGTTCTCGCTCTCGTGCAGCCCGGAGTCCACGGAGAAGCGCGTCATCACCGTGAAGCGGGATCAGGACGGGGAGATCTCCCCCGTCATGCACTCGCGCCTCGCGGTGGGAGACGTCATCGAGGTCTCCCCGCCCTTCGGCCTCAACGCCCTCCCCAGCGACGACGGCCGGCCGCTCGCCTTCATCACCGCGGGCATCGGCATCACGGTGACCTCCGCCGCGCTGTGCTCCCTCAAGCGGGCCGAGGACTCCCGCTCCATCCTCGCCGTCCACGCGGACAAGTCCTTCAGCACGGTGGCGCGGCTCGAGCCCGTGAAGCAGGCCATCGAGGCCCTGCCCAACGCGCGCGCGGAGTGGTTCCTGCGCGAGGAGACCGGCGCGGACCACAGGACGGACAAGGTCAACCTCGCCGAGCTCGGCGTGACGCCCGAGACCCACGTCTTCCTCTGTGGCCCGATGGCCTTCATGCAGGCCATGCGCGAACAGGCACTGGAGATCGGCGTGGCCCCGCAGGACATCCACTACGACGCGTTCGGCCCCGACATCTGGATGCCCGCCCCGGGCAACCCCGTTCAGTAG